From Brassica rapa cultivar Chiifu-401-42 chromosome A06, CAAS_Brap_v3.01, whole genome shotgun sequence:
TTTTTCTCTCAGGGTATCAAGGGACTACGTGATGCAATTGCTGCTGGAATCGAAGCACGTGATGGCTTCCCTGCTGATCCCAATGATATTTTCATGACAGATGGTGCAAGCCCTGGGGTAAACTATCATCAAACTTTCCCAACACTCATGGAAATTAACAGAACAAGTTGTTTTAGTGGTGACCAGTAATGTTCCTCTCGTTGTTATAGGTTCATATGATGATGCAACTTCTCATAAGTTCTGAGAAAGATGGAATCCTTTGCCCCATTCCTCAGTACCCCTTGTACTCAGCTTCAATTGCCCTTCACGGTGGAAGTCTGGTATGTTCCTTGTACCTATTATAGTGTCTGAAGTtcccttttttttcttatgttgtCATCATCTTCTGGTAGGTTCCATACTACCTTGATGAAGCATCAGGATGGGGTCTTGAAATATCTGAGCTGAAGAAGCAGCTGGAGGATGCTAAGTCAAAGGGCATCACTGTAAGAGCCTTGGCGGTTATTAACCCTGGTAACCCAACAGGACAGGTTAGTTTGATCTTCAAcactaaaaaaatacaaatctaTTCCGGTCCAGAGCTTTACAGTcttgtctatttttttttggttaaaggtTCTATCAGAAGAAAACCAGCGTGACATTGTTGACTTCTGTAAGAAAGAGGGACTGGTTCTTTTAGCTGATGAGGTTTATCAGGAAAACGTTTACGTCCCTGACAAAAAGTTCCACTCTTTCAAGAAAGTAGCCCGGTCTATGGGGTACGGTGAGAAGGATATCTCCTTAGTCTCGTTCCAGTCTATCTCCAAAGGTTTGGAAAAAACTAAACTCTTAGTCCATTGACAAGCTTATAATCATTTGTCTCAAAACTGGATTCATTGTTTCAAATAGGATACTACGGAGAGTGTGGAAAGAGAGGAGGTTACATGGAGGTTACTGGTTTCACTTCTGATGTGAGAGAGCAGATATACAAAGTGGCTTCTGTGAATCTTTGCTCCAACATCTCTGGTCAGATTCTTGCCAGTCTCGTCATGAGCCCACCTAAGGTATCAAAACATCTATATAACTCTATCAGCTCGGTTTCTATTAACTTTAACAACTTTAATGTAATTTGATCCAGCCTGGTGACGAGTCATACGAGTCATACATAGCAGAGAAAGAGGGAATCCTCTCGTCTATGGCAAGACGTGCAAAGGTTAGCCATTCACAGAGAACTTTATTAGTAgcaatcatgttttttttttctggtgttAATACTTTTGAGCTCTCACTGTGCAGACTCTTGAAGAAGCTCTAAACAAGTTGGAGGGTATAACATGCAACAGAGCAGAAGGAGCTATGTATCTATTCCCTTGCATTAACCTTCCAAAAAAGGCGATTGCGGCTGCAGAAGCTGCAAAGACGGCACCGGACACGTTCTACTGCAAACGCCTCCTAAACGCAACTGGAATAGTCGTTGTCCCTGGGTCTGGATTTAGACAGGTACCGGGAACATGGCATTTCAGGTGCACTATACTTCCTCAAGAGGATAAGATTCCGGCAATCGTGAACCGTCTCACTGAGTTCCACAAGAGCTTCATGGATGAGTTCCGCGACTAAGGGGATTAAATGCTTCTAAGATAAGATCATGCTTGAGTAATAATAAGGAAGAAGGACGCATGCCGTTTCTTTTTCGTCGACAATCATTTTGTGTTAAAGATGTGAGAGCATCTTCTTATTCAGCTTTTGTGTTGCTCTTTTATATTTGGCTGATACTGATAAACAAGCATAAGTTTTATTGAGAAGAGTTTTTCTTTATAGACAATTAAACTAATTACTCTTGCATGCTTTTTCCATAAATCGAGGTTACGTTTTCATATCTCTGTCTTCTTGGTGGCTGATACGGGAGTGGAGAACGATTTGCAGCTggaataaatataatattcaatTTCAAAAAAGAATATAATAGCAGTTAAATGCAGTGTTTTTAAAACAGATAAAAAGTTGAACCAGATAATTTTTGGATTTGACCAAACAAGGTTAAACctgatttaa
This genomic window contains:
- the LOC103872517 gene encoding alanine aminotransferase 1, mitochondrial, yielding MRRFVIGQAKNLIDQTRRRPRPHHNNIRLLSLLASDPIPVSSSRFFSDMTGSDSSSSLPVTLDSINPNVLKCEYAVRGEIVNIAQKLQDDLKINKDAYPFDEIIYCNIGNPQSLSQQPITFFREVLALCSHTALLDRDETHALFSADSIARAWKILDQIPGKATGAYSHSQGIKGLRDAIAAGIEARDGFPADPNDIFMTDGASPGVHMMMQLLISSEKDGILCPIPQYPLYSASIALHGGSLVPYYLDEASGWGLEISELKKQLEDAKSKGITVRALAVINPGNPTGQVLSEENQRDIVDFCKKEGLVLLADEVYQENVYVPDKKFHSFKKVARSMGYGEKDISLVSFQSISKGYYGECGKRGGYMEVTGFTSDVREQIYKVASVNLCSNISGQILASLVMSPPKPGDESYESYIAEKEGILSSMARRAKTLEEALNKLEGITCNRAEGAMYLFPCINLPKKAIAAAEAAKTAPDTFYCKRLLNATGIVVVPGSGFRQVPGTWHFRCTILPQEDKIPAIVNRLTEFHKSFMDEFRD